The Anastrepha ludens isolate Willacy chromosome 2, idAnaLude1.1, whole genome shotgun sequence genome contains a region encoding:
- the LOC128855636 gene encoding uncharacterized protein LOC128855636, whose product MSQKKAIFGVLCLITVAAALPAEETRGHARNAISGDNDIMDSIYSDCLRKDSVSCVKYKLFNFVDKVLSAREQFSLTEGVTVVRSPDAPATEAARSISGDESFESLALNRISGFLNTHTIKVELKGADIVQAVSSTGRALEDVSESLFGGNDDPNAPEESRGKKKKAAKILGPILALVALKAAALLPLLLGAIALIAGKALLIGKIALVLSAVIGLKKLLSQEKHVTYEVVAHPHHSSSHSVSHDAYGSGYSADAGASGSYGSSGHGGWGRSLDAQDLAYAAQKPQA is encoded by the coding sequence ATGTCACAAAAGAAAGCGATTTTCGGTGTATTGTGCTTAATCACAGTTGCTGCTGCCCTACCCGCCGAGGAGACACGCGGTCATGCACGCAACGCCATCAGCGGTGATAATGACATCATGGATAGCATCTACAGTGACTGCCTGCGCAAGGACTCTGTGTCGTGCGTCAAGTACAAGCTCTTCAATTTCGTCGACAAAGTGCTCTCCGCACGCGAACAATTCTCGCTAACCGAAGGTGTGACGGTGGTGCGTTCACCCGATGCGCCCGCCACTGAGGCTGCACGCTCCATCTCCGGCGATGAGTCATTCGAATCGTTGGCCCTTAACCGCATCTCTGGCTTCTTGAACACACACACCATCAAAGTAGAATTGAAGGGTGCCGACATTGTGCAAGCCGTCAGTTCGACCGGACGTGCGCTGGAAGATGTTTCCGAATCGTTATTCGGCGGCAATGATGATCCCAATGCACCCGAAGAGAGCCGtggcaagaagaagaaggctgCCAAAATTTTGGGTCCCATTCTGGCGCTAGTCGCACTTAAGGCCGCCGCCCTGCTGCCACTCTTATTGGGCGCGATCGCTTTGATTGCCGGCAAGGCTCTGCTCATCGGCAAGATCGCTTTGGTGCTGTCCGCTGTGATTGGTCTGAAGAAACTGTTGTCTCAAGAGAAGCATGTCACCTACGAAGTGGTAGCACATCCACATCACAGTTCATCGCACTCCGTTAGTCACGACGCGTACGGCAGCGGCTATAGCGCAGATGCTGGCGCTTCCGGTTCATATGGCAGCTCCGGCCATGGTGGCTGGGGACGCTCGCTCGATGCACAGGACTTGGCCTACGCTGCCCAAAAGCCACAAGCATAA